The Nicotiana sylvestris chromosome 6, ASM39365v2, whole genome shotgun sequence genomic sequence gaccacgactggggccacgaccttttccacgtttagcctggtggaagttcgtctcattcactttagggaatggacaagaaccagtaggtcggctttcatgatttttcattaatagcccattatgttgctcggctataagaagatgtgagataagttcagaatactttttaaatcccatctctcgatattgctgctgcaggagcatattcgaggcatgaaaagtggtgaaagttttctccaacatatcatgatcagtaatattatcaccacataacttcaattgggaaataattctgaacatagcagaattatactcactgatagatttaaaatcttgtagccttagatgagtccaatcatatcgtgcctgtggaagaacgaccatcttcaggtggtcatatctatctttcaaattattccacagtatgaatggatctttaacagtaagatattccattttcaggccctcatcaaggtgatggcgtaagaatatcattgctttggcacggtcttggtttgatgcctgatttttgtctttgatggtgtctgctagacccatcgcatcaagatgaatttcagcatcaagcacccaagacatgtagcttttgcccgatatatctagggcaacaaattcaagtttagaaagatttgacattatttaggaaaagaaagttcttacctcagatactttcaaaatatttgctcgagatggcagagtctcgtgctgataacgtgttataaaataaagactataaagtaaagacaagtatagagagaaactgatatattattcgaattcaaactgatgtataaaatgaactgaaatctcttctatttatagaagaaaggaagctgttgtgtaagctactacgcaagctgctgtgtaagctgctacgcaaagctgctactgcaagctgctgtgtaagctgctactgcaagctgctgtgtaagctgctactgcaagctgctgtgtaagctgctactataccagatatggataatcttctactgagagcaatgtttatccataacggagtactgaatggataaacttattatacccggtatggataatcttctacctagggtaatgtttatccataaccgggtaccgaagtgataagcttcttcaggaagcttatttccaatagagtactaaatagataaacatatttacggtggagtcccatatggataagcttcttcaggaagattatttacaacggagtactaaatgaacatccataatataatatatttataacataaaTGATATTTTAGACATCTACTTTCCCAAACGCCCACTTAATGTCTTTGTGAAGTAAAAATTACTTGAAAGACACATACAGTAGGATCAATTTTGAAAACAACAGAAAAGGTAAAAATTCATAAAGTATTAGTAGTACAATAATTTATCTTATGGGTACAAAATGAACGTGTTCCAATTCCATGTTGGCACGGAATTTTGTACTAATTAAAATCACAACCGTCAATTCTCTTGTCCCCACTGGATAAACATATCAAATTTGCACCCTCATTATAAGTCCTTTCCTGAACATACTTTAACTTATTTCCGAAACTGCAGGGGAAAAAAATttatattataataataatagttATATTCCCGAAACGAACAGACAGAGAAAACTGGAAGAAGAGGTGTTACTTGGTAAAAAGAGAATAATGTAATCCGACAATTTCGCTATCGAATTAATTGTTATTAAtattatgcatatatatatatatatatatatatatatttctctcTAACTGTGGGATACTGATTCAGTGTAATCCCTTTCATTCCCCCTAACGCTTTTGCATAGCACAGTTCAATGGcggcagaaaatgaagaacgagtcTTGAGGAAAAGGAAGCGCAAAGTAGATGGAGGAACTCATCGGAAACTGGTTATTGATCAAAAAGTTGAGGTACTCTCAATGCTctgtttaaattattttttttgattcATTTGTTTCAACTTTTATCAGTTTGGACATGATTTctcaatttttagaatttaaattTACGTACAATACTTCTGATCAGAGTTTTTATAATCAGAAATGTTtgaataaaaaattaaatgttaAATGGGCCAGAGGGAATAtatgttttttgtttttgtttttgtggtTCATAAGGTTGTATCAGTTCCGGATTTTGGGTTTTGATAACTTTTTTGACTGAATTCTTGACATTTAGGCTTCACTGGTGTTATTAAGTTTACGAAAGATAGTTTTCTAAGGTTGATTTACTCACATTGTGTTATCTATCTTTTCTTGTTATATATTTGTATATGTAATTAGGCAAACAATTGATAACACTGTGGATAGCAACCTGCATCGCGATTGCATGTGGATTTTGTTTATTGCTCACGAACTGAATGACCTGGAATTATATTAGATTGAACTAGTAAAAGGGTGTGCTCAATTTTTGCGGTTCATTGACCATTGTACATATAAACCTTAATTTCAGCATCAATGATGAAAATATTAGGGAGTTCTATGGACTGCTTTAATATCTCCCTTCCAGTTATTAGTTCAATGGCATCATTTGTTTTTGGTATTTTGAATGTTGTAAAGTGTATGGCTTACATTAACAAAATGGAGGGAGAGTGGGGGGACAACGATACGTCTTGAATGTTCTTGTAACTGGATTATGATTTATGCAGGTGAGGAGTGTTGATGATGGGTTTTTGGGTTCATGGCACGTGGGTGCTGTGATTGGTTGTGATGATTTGGTTCGTCAAGTTAAATATGATCACCTTCTGTCAGATGATGGTTCTGGCAACTTGGTTGAATTTGTGACGGTTTCTCCTATGGTTGATGGGGTAAATCCCGCTAATCAAAAGCCCGTCCATTATCGTGGTCTAATTAGGCCTTTGCCACCTCCATGTGAATTTAGCAGATGGCATTTACATTATGGACAATGTGTAGATTTGTTTTATCAAGATGCCTGGTGGGAAGGTGTGATATTTGACCATGAAGACTGTGCTGTGGAACGGAAAATTTTCTTTCCAGATATGGGTGATGAAATGAAGGCTCAAGTGGACAAGCTGCGTATAACTCAAGACTGGGATGAGGTTACAGAAGAATGGGAGCCTCGTGGTTCCTGGATGTTTCTTGATGTGATTGAGGAGATCGCGCATCTACACCCCCTTTTAGTCTCAGTAAAACAAATTTGGTATGAAGTGCAGCTGAAAAAGGATTATGAGAATTTTGAGTGGACTTCATCTTTGGGAGATATTTGGAGGAATTTGGTGAAGGAAGTTGTTCATGATAATACCAAGTTAGCTATCAATCAATTTTTTTCTGAACTGAACTCCTCACAGGACTTTGTAGAGAGAGGCCGATTGCTGGAAGTTTCAGAAGTTACTCTTGAGGCTAAACTGAACCTTGAAACATATTTTGATAACTCGAATGCACCTGTTACTGAAGCCACTTGCAAATTAGATACTGCAGGCATGCAGCTTATGGATCCGAATGTTTCCCATCTTCAACCTGTTGTTAAGCAGTATGTTTCAGAGGGTTTTGCGCCTAGCAAAAAGGATGTTCAATTGTGTGTTAATGATGTTTGTAGGTCAGTTCCTCTTAGCCAAAAAGAAGAACTGTCTGTATCACCTCATGCTTTCTCTGTTTTACCTCCGCCTAATGATGATTTTGCTGGTATTTTGTCCAGTACCAAAAGTGAACCACTGACTTGCACTAATTTTAAGCGTCGCAGGGGGAGACCTACTACAAAAAAGAAGAGATTCGAGGGGCAGACCCCGGCAGATGAACCTGACTTTTGCCCTGATGCAATTGCAAAGTATATGCCATCTATGTCCTCAATAAAAAAATTTAAGAAGCATCTCTTGTTTTTGGGTTGGAAATTTGAACTCGTAATGGATTGCGGAATCATTAGGAAACGTTACATTGCTCCTAATGGAAAGATATGCCAGTCACTTAGTCAAGTTTGCCATGTGTTGGAAGAGTCAAAAGCTTGTGAGCTGGTTCCCCCAGTTGAACAAAGAAATTTATACGGATCACCTGATAAGTCTCCTTGCGCGGCAAGACCACCAACATGCAGTGAGGTGCCTGAATTGCCATCTCCTTCTGAAGAAACAACTATTGTTCCTGAAATCTGCCCTCAAGCTGTAATTGACTATTGTTCTCCGAAATCTCTACACAGTGCCTATTGGAAGTCCTATAAACATGGGGTGAGGGTAGGGGATACATCCCTGAAAGCTAAGAAACACCTAGCTGCAATTGGATGGAAAATCTTTTTTGCTGGGAAGAAAGACAGAAAATTGCGATACTGTTCGCCTGAAGGAAAACTATTTGCCTCTCTTCGAAAAGCTTGCAGATGGTGCGCACAGAAGTGGGAAGCTGAAAGCCACTTACCGGAAAAAGTGTCTTCTCCATCAGCTGCTATGGAGTTCGAGAGAAACTCTTCACCTGCGAAAAGCTCATGTGAGACGTTACCAGTGGGGACATCTCCTATGTCATTGTTAAGAGAACCCCTTCAAAATGGTAAAGTCAAATTTTGTCGCATGACCAAACCAAGAAAGAAGAGAAAGCGTGATGATGAAAAAGATATCCACATAAGTGGCTTGCCTGTATCAAAAGGAAAAAGATCTTGGCCTTCACTCAAAAAAGGAAATGGTATAGGACCTCATCCTTCGGCCTGTGTGATGCGATCAAGTAAAAGAACTCGGCAGGCGGCTCCTTCTTCCTCTCATAAAACATCTCGAACAGTTTTATCCTGGTTGATAGACAATAATGTGGTTCTGCCACATACTAAGGTACTATATTGTGCAAAGAAGTATGGTAATCCAATGGCACACGGGCAGATAACTCGTGAAGGAATCAAATGCAATTGCTGCGAAAAAATTTATGGTCTTCGTAACTTTGAAACTCATGCTGGAAGCAGTTGTCACAGACCTTCAGCAAATATATTTTTAGAGGATGGAAGGTCTCTTCTTGAGTGCCAACTGCAGATGAAACGCAAACAGAGTGTAAAAAACACCAGGAAAGAACCACGTGCTGAGAAGAAGGGTAGTCGTTTTAGCACGAATGACTATATATGTTCAGTGTGTCATTATGGCGGTGAATTAATTCTATGTGATGAATGCCCTTCTTCATTTCATCCTGATTGTCTTGGAATGAAGGTATCACTTTCTTATTGTTATATTCTACTTCGTTTCTTAATCCtcaatcaaaaagctaaatagTACTGGATCATGGTTATAGAGTGAGGCATATCTTTTTATATACTTCTTCCACTGGTTTTATTTTGCAAATTGTTTAAACAGGAGGTTCCAGATGGTGACTGGTTTTGCCCATCATGCTGTTGTAAAGTGTGTGGTCATAGTGGATTTGATACAAACAGAAACCACTTTACAGAGAACAATGTTCTAATTTGTTGTCAGTGCGAGCATAAGTGTAAGGAACTGTCTGATCTTTCTCATATGTTCCTGCTACATTTTTTGATCTTTCTAGTATGTTCCTGTAACATTTTCATGCTCAGAAATATAGAactgtgtgtatgtgtgtgcaTGCATATCTCCATATATGTATTTATTTACTGATTAAGATTGATCCAATGCAGATCATGCTCGGTGCATTAGAAGCAAGGGTCCTGGAAAGCTGGATAATTATCCTGAAGGAAATTGGTTTTGCAACAAGAGTTGTGAGCTGGTATTTGAAGCATGCTTTCTTCAAAGTGCACTTTTAA encodes the following:
- the LOC104217652 gene encoding uncharacterized protein isoform X3 codes for the protein MAAENEERVLRKRKRKVDGGTHRKLVIDQKVEVRSVDDGFLGSWHVGAVIGCDDLVRQVKYDHLLSDDGSGNLVEFVTVSPMVDGVNPANQKPVHYRGLIRPLPPPCEFSRWHLHYGQCVDLFYQDAWWEGVIFDHEDCAVERKIFFPDMGDEMKAQVDKLRITQDWDEVTEEWEPRGSWMFLDVIEEIAHLHPLLVSVKQIWYEVQLKKDYENFEWTSSLGDIWRNLVKEVVHDNTKLAINQFFSELNSSQDFVERGRLLEVSEVTLEAKLNLETYFDNSNAPVTEATCKLDTAGMQLMDPNVSHLQPVVKQYVSEGFAPSKKDVQLCVNDVCRGRPTTKKKRFEGQTPADEPDFCPDAIAKYMPSMSSIKKFKKHLLFLGWKFELVMDCGIIRKRYIAPNGKICQSLSQVCHVLEESKACELVPPVEQRNLYGSPDKSPCAARPPTCSEVPELPSPSEETTIVPEICPQAVIDYCSPKSLHSAYWKSYKHGVRVGDTSLKAKKHLAAIGWKIFFAGKKDRKLRYCSPEGKLFASLRKACRWCAQKWEAESHLPEKVSSPSAAMEFERNSSPAKSSCETLPVGTSPMSLLREPLQNGKVKFCRMTKPRKKRKRDDEKDIHISGLPVSKGKRSWPSLKKGNGIGPHPSACVMRSSKRTRQAAPSSSHKTSRTVLSWLIDNNVVLPHTKVLYCAKKYGNPMAHGQITREGIKCNCCEKIYGLRNFETHAGSSCHRPSANIFLEDGRSLLECQLQMKRKQSVKNTRKEPRAEKKGSRFSTNDYICSVCHYGGELILCDECPSSFHPDCLGMKEVPDGDWFCPSCCCKVCGHSGFDTNRNHFTENNVLICCQCEHKYHARCIRSKGPGKLDNYPEGNWFCNKSCELIFLGMHHLLGKPVIVGDDNLTWTLLKYIEPDDSGSDIVDYESSVENYSRLSVALDVMHECFEPVKEPHTRRDIVEDVIFSRRSELNRLNFQGFYTVLLGRNDELITVATVRVYGEKVAEIPLVATQFQHRRLGMCRILMNELEKKLMELGVERLVLPAVPAVLDTWTASFGFSVMKESERVNFLDYTFLDFQGTIMCQKILQKNHSVVSSVLTEAQQTHSDNTNSKDNVDLDDNTAVSEVFQAKQVEGCATVDQGSMETSKSTSTGVIDVAVC
- the LOC104217652 gene encoding uncharacterized protein isoform X2 — protein: MAAENEERVLRKRKRKVDGGTHRKLVIDQKVEVRSVDDGFLGSWHVGAVIGCDDLVRQVKYDHLLSDDGSGNLVEFVTVSPMVDGVNPANQKPVHYRGLIRPLPPPCEFSRWHLHYGQCVDLFYQDAWWEGVIFDHEDCAVERKIFFPDMGDEMKAQVDKLRITQDWDEVTEEWEPRGSWMFLDVIEEIAHLHPLLVSVKQIWYEVQLKKDYENFEWTSSLGDIWRNLVKEVVHDNTKLAINQFFSELNSSQDFVERGRLLEVSEVTLEAKLNLETYFDNSNAPVTEATCKLDTAGMQLMDPNVSHLQPVVKQYVSEGFAPSKKDVQLCVNDVCRSVPLSQKEELSVSPHAFSVLPPPNDDFAGILSSTKSEPLTCTNFKRRRGRPTTKKKRFEGQTPADEPDFCPDAIAKYMPSMSSIKKFKKHLLFLGWKFELVMDCGIIRKRYIAPNGKICQSLSQVCHVLEESKACELVPPVEQRNLYGSPDKSPCAARPPTCSEVPELPSPSEETTIVPEICPQAVIDYCSPKSLHSAYWKSYKHGVRVGDTSLKAKKHLAAIGWKIFFAGKKDRKLRYCSPEGKLFASLRKACRWCAQKWEAESHLPEKVSSPSAAMEFERNSSPAKSSCETLPVGTSPMSLLREPLQNGKVKFCRMTKPRKKRKRDDEKDIHISGLPVSKGKRSWPSLKKGNGIGPHPSACVMRSSKRTRQAAPSSSHKTSRTVLSWLIDNNVVLPHTKVLYCAKKYGNPMAHGQITREGIKCNCCEKIYGLRNFETHAGSSCHRPSANIFLEDGRSLLECQLQMKRKQSVKNTRKEPRAEKKGSRFSTNDYICSVCHYGGELILCDECPSSFHPDCLGMKEVPDGDWFCPSCCCKVCGHSGFDTNRNHFTENNVLICCQCEHKYHARCIRSKGPGKLDNYPEGNWFCNKSCELIFLGMHHLLGKPVIVGDDNLTWTLLKYIEPDDSGSDIVDYESSVENYSRLSVALDVMHECFEPVKEPHTRRDIVEDVIFSRRSELNRLNFQGFYTVLLGRNDELITVATVRVYGEKVAEIPLVATQFQHRRLGMCRILMNELEKKLMELGVERLVLPAVPAVLDTWTASFGFSVMKESERVNFLDYTFLDFQGTIMCQKILQKNHSVVSSVLTEAQQTHSDNTNSKDNVDLDDNTAVSEVFQAKQVEGCATVDQGSMESRIF
- the LOC104217652 gene encoding uncharacterized protein isoform X1; the encoded protein is MAAENEERVLRKRKRKVDGGTHRKLVIDQKVEVRSVDDGFLGSWHVGAVIGCDDLVRQVKYDHLLSDDGSGNLVEFVTVSPMVDGVNPANQKPVHYRGLIRPLPPPCEFSRWHLHYGQCVDLFYQDAWWEGVIFDHEDCAVERKIFFPDMGDEMKAQVDKLRITQDWDEVTEEWEPRGSWMFLDVIEEIAHLHPLLVSVKQIWYEVQLKKDYENFEWTSSLGDIWRNLVKEVVHDNTKLAINQFFSELNSSQDFVERGRLLEVSEVTLEAKLNLETYFDNSNAPVTEATCKLDTAGMQLMDPNVSHLQPVVKQYVSEGFAPSKKDVQLCVNDVCRSVPLSQKEELSVSPHAFSVLPPPNDDFAGILSSTKSEPLTCTNFKRRRGRPTTKKKRFEGQTPADEPDFCPDAIAKYMPSMSSIKKFKKHLLFLGWKFELVMDCGIIRKRYIAPNGKICQSLSQVCHVLEESKACELVPPVEQRNLYGSPDKSPCAARPPTCSEVPELPSPSEETTIVPEICPQAVIDYCSPKSLHSAYWKSYKHGVRVGDTSLKAKKHLAAIGWKIFFAGKKDRKLRYCSPEGKLFASLRKACRWCAQKWEAESHLPEKVSSPSAAMEFERNSSPAKSSCETLPVGTSPMSLLREPLQNGKVKFCRMTKPRKKRKRDDEKDIHISGLPVSKGKRSWPSLKKGNGIGPHPSACVMRSSKRTRQAAPSSSHKTSRTVLSWLIDNNVVLPHTKVLYCAKKYGNPMAHGQITREGIKCNCCEKIYGLRNFETHAGSSCHRPSANIFLEDGRSLLECQLQMKRKQSVKNTRKEPRAEKKGSRFSTNDYICSVCHYGGELILCDECPSSFHPDCLGMKEVPDGDWFCPSCCCKVCGHSGFDTNRNHFTENNVLICCQCEHKYHARCIRSKGPGKLDNYPEGNWFCNKSCELIFLGMHHLLGKPVIVGDDNLTWTLLKYIEPDDSGSDIVDYESSVENYSRLSVALDVMHECFEPVKEPHTRRDIVEDVIFSRRSELNRLNFQGFYTVLLGRNDELITVATVRVYGEKVAEIPLVATQFQHRRLGMCRILMNELEKKLMELGVERLVLPAVPAVLDTWTASFGFSVMKESERVNFLDYTFLDFQGTIMCQKILQKNHSVVSSVLTEAQQTHSDNTNSKDNVDLDDNTAVSEVFQAKQVEGCATVDQGSMETSKSTSTGVIDVAVC